Proteins co-encoded in one Halococcoides cellulosivorans genomic window:
- a CDS encoding Glu/Leu/Phe/Val family dehydrogenase, producing MSGDSDPYESFRSQVETAAEHLDVSDGELERLSRPERRLETNLTVELDDGSLETVSAFRCQFDGSRGPYKGGLRYHPAVNRAEVTALAGWMSIKTAVVDIPLGGGKGGIAIDPADYSEDELERLTRAFATELRPMVGPDRDVPAPDVNTGQREMNWIKDTYETLERTTAPGVVTGKSLASGGSLGRVEATGRSVLITARELLAREGRSLEDATVAVQGYGNAGWIGARLLDEAGATIVGVSDSSGAAIAEDGLDPVAVKEHKSETGSVVGAAGTTEGTNEDVLTMDVDVLVPAALGNAVDADLAADLEADAIIEAANGPLTPDADDVLADRDVEVVPDVLANAGGVVVSYFEWVQNRTRNPWSEQRVNEELDDVIVAAYDDICETRERIGADRNRTAAYVVALERLRTAADQAGQFA from the coding sequence ATGAGTGGAGATTCCGATCCGTACGAAAGCTTCCGATCACAGGTCGAAACGGCGGCCGAACACCTCGACGTCAGCGACGGCGAACTCGAACGACTCTCTCGGCCCGAGCGCCGCCTCGAAACGAACCTGACCGTCGAACTCGACGATGGGAGCCTGGAGACCGTTTCGGCGTTCCGCTGTCAGTTCGACGGGTCGCGCGGCCCGTACAAGGGCGGCCTGCGCTATCACCCGGCGGTCAACCGCGCCGAGGTGACCGCACTCGCGGGCTGGATGTCGATCAAGACCGCCGTCGTCGACATCCCGCTGGGGGGCGGGAAAGGCGGCATCGCGATCGATCCCGCCGACTACAGCGAGGACGAACTCGAACGCCTGACGCGGGCGTTCGCGACGGAGCTCCGGCCGATGGTCGGGCCCGACCGCGACGTGCCCGCGCCGGACGTCAACACCGGGCAGCGCGAGATGAACTGGATCAAAGACACCTACGAGACGCTCGAACGCACGACTGCACCGGGCGTCGTGACGGGCAAGAGTCTCGCGAGCGGCGGGAGTCTCGGGCGCGTCGAGGCGACGGGGCGATCCGTGCTGATCACCGCGCGCGAACTCCTCGCGCGTGAGGGCCGCTCGCTGGAGGACGCGACCGTCGCGGTCCAGGGCTACGGCAACGCCGGGTGGATCGGTGCGCGACTGCTCGACGAGGCCGGCGCGACGATCGTCGGCGTCTCCGATTCGAGTGGCGCGGCCATCGCCGAGGACGGTCTCGATCCGGTCGCCGTCAAAGAGCACAAATCCGAGACCGGCAGCGTCGTCGGTGCCGCGGGGACGACCGAGGGCACCAACGAGGACGTCCTCACGATGGACGTCGACGTGCTGGTGCCCGCCGCGCTGGGTAACGCCGTCGACGCCGATCTGGCGGCCGACCTCGAGGCCGACGCGATCATCGAGGCCGCGAACGGCCCGCTGACGCCCGACGCCGACGACGTGCTGGCCGACCGAGACGTCGAGGTCGTGCCGGACGTGCTCGCCAACGCCGGTGGCGTCGTCGTCTCGTATTTCGAGTGGGTTCAGAACCGCACGCGCAACCCGTGGAGCGAACAGCGCGTCAACGAGGAACTCGACGACGTGATCGTCGCCGCGTACGACGACATCTGCGAGACCCGCGAGCGCATCGGTGCCGACCGGAATCGGACCGCCGCGTACGTCGTCGCGCTCGAACGCCTTCGGACTGCGGCCGACCAGGCCGGTCAGTTCGCCTGA
- a CDS encoding DUF7122 family protein yields the protein MTDDHVGTRFDRVAKTEAERDREHRPSRAAICEFFAERFGIEPAVFDEYSFWERGKGKIWAFRGDLDSPVEIEALGMVVLRADQKHWKPTTSAAQQFGAAASECVVNLDETPARRFLAGDSQDLDWDGDWGYVIVTHDLDGERIPIGVGLYLHGELRSQLPTGRQRDLDAQ from the coding sequence ATGACCGACGACCACGTCGGGACGCGATTCGACCGTGTCGCGAAGACCGAGGCCGAGCGCGACCGCGAGCATCGCCCCTCTCGGGCCGCAATCTGTGAGTTTTTCGCGGAGCGATTCGGGATCGAGCCTGCCGTGTTCGACGAGTACTCCTTTTGGGAGCGCGGCAAGGGCAAGATCTGGGCGTTCCGTGGCGATCTGGACTCGCCGGTCGAAATCGAAGCGTTGGGCATGGTCGTCTTGCGCGCCGATCAAAAACACTGGAAGCCGACGACGAGTGCGGCCCAGCAGTTCGGTGCGGCGGCGAGTGAGTGTGTCGTCAACCTCGACGAGACGCCGGCGAGGCGCTTCCTCGCCGGTGACAGCCAGGACCTCGACTGGGACGGCGACTGGGGATACGTCATCGTCACCCACGACCTCGACGGCGAACGCATCCCCATCGGTGTCGGACTGTACCTCCACGGCGAGTTGCGCTCGCAGTTGCCAACGGGCCGACAGCGCGATCTCGACGCCCAGTAG
- a CDS encoding MBL fold metallo-hydrolase: MITNIAATVQGFSSNAFLVEGERTVLVDAGNDFDAVGEIEAHVETLDAVVLTHTHPDHVGTLGAVRAAFDPEVVAYDSSVDDLDRELADGDRVQIGNHTYQVLHTPGHKPDHVVLYAADPGIAFAGDLVFANGGFGRTDLEGGDRRQLIESIEYVLDTVGDGAFEAMHCGHGPSVTTDPLHDVELALQAAKFR; encoded by the coding sequence ATGATCACCAACATCGCGGCGACCGTGCAGGGGTTTTCGAGCAACGCCTTTCTCGTCGAGGGCGAGCGGACGGTCCTGGTCGATGCGGGCAACGACTTCGACGCCGTCGGGGAAATCGAGGCCCACGTCGAGACCCTCGACGCCGTCGTTCTGACGCATACCCATCCCGACCACGTCGGCACGCTCGGGGCCGTCCGCGCGGCGTTCGATCCCGAGGTCGTCGCGTACGATTCGAGCGTCGACGATCTGGATCGCGAACTCGCGGACGGCGATCGGGTGCAGATCGGCAATCACACCTATCAGGTGCTCCATACACCGGGACACAAGCCCGATCACGTCGTGCTGTACGCCGCCGACCCGGGAATCGCGTTCGCCGGTGATCTCGTCTTCGCGAACGGTGGATTCGGGCGGACCGACCTGGAGGGTGGCGATCGCCGCCAGTTGATCGAGTCGATCGAGTATGTCCTCGACACGGTCGGGGACGGAGCTTTCGAGGCGATGCACTGTGGACACGGGCCGAGTGTCACGACCGACCCACTGCACGACGTCGAACTCGCCTTGCAAGCGGCCAAATTCCGGTGA
- a CDS encoding uracil-DNA glycosylase codes for MDDCTVDSCRKCDGLVASRSRIVNGVGPTDADLVFVGEAPGEQEDSDGEPFVGRSGSILDEALRDAGAERAAVRITNAVRCRPPDNRDPRAGELAACRDHLDAELAAIDPRVTVALGKVPAEHLLGRSVAVTSEAGSVETVALGGQPRDVMISVHPAATLYDRSQRDTFDATIANAVEIADIGSDQASIADF; via the coding sequence ATGGACGACTGTACGGTCGATTCGTGTCGGAAGTGTGACGGTCTCGTCGCGTCACGCTCGCGGATCGTGAACGGCGTGGGGCCGACGGATGCGGATCTCGTCTTCGTCGGTGAAGCTCCCGGGGAACAGGAAGACAGCGACGGCGAACCGTTCGTCGGGCGCAGCGGGTCGATACTCGACGAGGCACTCCGCGATGCCGGGGCCGAACGGGCCGCCGTGCGGATCACGAACGCCGTGCGCTGTCGCCCGCCGGACAATCGCGACCCCCGAGCCGGGGAACTCGCGGCGTGTCGTGACCATCTCGATGCGGAACTCGCGGCGATCGATCCCCGCGTGACCGTCGCGCTCGGGAAGGTGCCCGCCGAACACCTTCTTGGACGTTCAGTCGCCGTCACCAGCGAGGCCGGATCGGTCGAGACGGTCGCGCTGGGGGGCCAGCCACGCGACGTGATGATCTCGGTCCACCCCGCCGCCACGCTGTACGATCGCTCCCAGCGCGACACCTTCGACGCGACGATCGCAAATGCCGTCGAAATTGCCGATATCGGGTCCGATCAGGCCAGTATTGCTGATTTCTGA
- a CDS encoding DUF5786 family protein: protein MGFGSYDESEQDNQEYDTDFEDDDGVSTAENTHEGDVEYEFSASNDELLDQLEDIKET, encoded by the coding sequence ATGGGTTTCGGTAGTTACGACGAGTCCGAACAAGACAACCAGGAGTACGACACGGACTTCGAAGACGACGACGGGGTCTCGACTGCCGAAAACACCCACGAGGGCGACGTGGAATACGAATTTTCGGCCTCGAACGACGAGTTGCTCGACCAACTCGAAGACATCAAAGAGACCTGA
- a CDS encoding HalX domain-containing protein — protein sequence MSESDLPVVLIVEDEPDVAETYNLWLEEAYDVRMAHDGDTAMSKLDEQVDVVLLDRMMPGLSGDEVLERIRDSGFDCRVAMVTAVEPDFDILEMGFDSYLTKPIRSEELRTTVDKLLDRSTYDELLQEYYSLVEKQATLEATKSSAELADSEEYTNLTERIAELQDELSETLGSIEDDDEFVARVYDLDNGHEQ from the coding sequence ATGTCAGAATCTGATCTACCCGTCGTGCTCATCGTCGAGGACGAACCGGACGTAGCAGAGACATATAATCTCTGGCTCGAGGAAGCGTACGACGTCCGGATGGCCCACGACGGCGACACCGCGATGTCGAAACTCGACGAACAGGTCGACGTCGTCCTTCTGGATCGGATGATGCCTGGGCTTTCGGGTGACGAAGTTCTCGAACGGATCCGGGACAGCGGGTTCGACTGTCGGGTCGCGATGGTCACCGCGGTCGAACCCGATTTCGACATTCTGGAGATGGGCTTCGACTCCTATCTGACGAAGCCGATCCGCAGCGAGGAACTTCGGACGACCGTCGACAAACTCCTCGATCGGTCGACCTACGACGAACTGCTCCAGGAGTACTACTCGCTCGTCGAGAAACAGGCCACGCTCGAAGCGACGAAGAGTAGCGCCGAACTCGCTGACAGCGAGGAGTATACGAATCTGACCGAACGCATCGCTGAACTCCAGGACGAACTCTCCGAGACGCTCGGGAGCATCGAGGACGACGACGAGTTCGTCGCCCGCGTGTACGATCTGGACAATGGCCACGAACAGTAA
- a CDS encoding DUF5827 family protein, with the protein MPRDRSDVDDLRPFEFRAPDEVLDADAVYTVFEIARLLQGLDPDADLDPGTEDVLLDWAIPWMVCNRESFVFAEPESADEPGYYGLADA; encoded by the coding sequence ATGCCACGCGACCGATCCGACGTCGACGATCTCCGCCCGTTCGAGTTCAGAGCGCCCGACGAGGTGCTCGACGCCGACGCGGTGTACACCGTCTTCGAAATCGCCCGTCTCCTCCAGGGGCTGGACCCGGACGCCGACCTCGACCCTGGCACCGAGGACGTCCTCCTCGACTGGGCGATTCCGTGGATGGTCTGCAATCGCGAGTCATTCGTGTTTGCCGAACCCGAATCCGCCGACGAACCCGGCTATTACGGTCTCGCGGACGCCTGA
- a CDS encoding RAD55 family ATPase: protein MYDLSAVVDIDALSEVRPGSSVLVAGPAMTGKDDLVYDILAEGSREGEGAVIVSTGTRAESVVERYRERVGSDEFGLGVVDCVSDSEDTDLEDVITHHVNSPGDLTGIGIGITKALDGLQNREIDRGRLALTSLSTILTYTDQKTVFKFCHVLSSRLEAADYLGLFTIDTGAHEDQTVQVIKQAFDGMIEIRERDGKRQARVQGLTPAPTDWADL, encoded by the coding sequence ATGTACGATCTATCTGCCGTCGTCGACATCGACGCGCTGTCCGAGGTCAGGCCGGGGTCGAGTGTCCTCGTCGCCGGCCCGGCGATGACCGGCAAGGACGACCTCGTCTACGACATTCTGGCCGAGGGGAGTCGCGAGGGCGAGGGTGCGGTCATCGTCTCGACGGGGACCCGCGCCGAGTCGGTCGTCGAGCGGTATCGCGAGCGCGTCGGGTCCGACGAGTTCGGCCTGGGTGTCGTCGACTGTGTGTCGGACTCCGAAGACACCGATTTGGAGGACGTCATCACCCACCACGTCAACTCGCCGGGCGATCTCACCGGGATCGGCATCGGGATCACCAAAGCACTGGACGGCCTCCAGAACCGTGAGATCGACCGGGGTCGCCTCGCACTCACGTCGCTGTCGACGATTCTGACCTATACCGATCAGAAGACGGTCTTCAAGTTCTGTCACGTCCTCTCTTCGCGCCTGGAGGCCGCCGACTATCTGGGTCTCTTCACCATCGACACCGGGGCCCACGAAGACCAGACCGTCCAGGTCATCAAACAGGCCTTCGACGGCATGATCGAAATTCGCGAACGGGACGGGAAGCGCCAGGCCCGCGTGCAGGGGTTGACGCCCGCGCCGACCGACTGGGCCGATCTCTAA
- a CDS encoding endonuclease dU, with product MKSGARVLGIAASDADRTSTIAGAVVRIDRVVDGVTLGTISVGGRDATASVQSVIDRADRPDVAAVLIAGIAPAWFNVIDLHALDAPGPVISVSFEASPGLDTAIEREFEGSAREWRLATYRRQPERHAVSVDGETLYVRSVDASPDRARVIVRETTPEGGRPEPLRVARLIARAAAERRRSEDS from the coding sequence GTGAAGTCGGGAGCCCGCGTGCTCGGCATCGCCGCCTCGGACGCCGACCGAACGAGTACAATTGCCGGCGCGGTCGTGCGAATCGACCGCGTCGTCGACGGTGTGACGCTGGGGACGATTTCTGTCGGTGGGCGCGACGCGACCGCGAGCGTCCAGTCCGTCATCGACCGGGCGGATCGCCCGGACGTCGCCGCCGTGCTGATCGCCGGCATCGCGCCCGCGTGGTTCAACGTCATCGACCTCCACGCGCTCGACGCGCCCGGCCCGGTGATCAGCGTGAGCTTCGAAGCGAGTCCGGGCCTCGACACCGCGATCGAACGGGAGTTCGAGGGATCGGCCCGGGAGTGGCGCCTCGCGACCTACCGTCGCCAACCCGAGCGGCACGCCGTGTCGGTCGACGGCGAGACGCTCTACGTCCGATCGGTCGACGCGTCCCCCGACCGCGCTCGCGTGATCGTCCGCGAAACGACACCGGAGGGCGGCCGTCCCGAACCACTCAGAGTCGCACGCCTGATCGCCCGGGCCGCCGCCGAGCGTCGGCGGTCGGAAGACTCCTGA